In a genomic window of Penaeus monodon isolate SGIC_2016 chromosome 27, NSTDA_Pmon_1, whole genome shotgun sequence:
- the LOC119590804 gene encoding roquin-1-like (The sequence of the model RefSeq protein was modified relative to this genomic sequence to represent the inferred CDS: added 136 bases not found in genome assembly), with protein sequence MPIQAPQWTEFLSCPICCHEFDGGQRGPISLGCGHTVCRACLAKLQRNQCPYDQTVMRLELDQLPVNVALLSLVGAGTNVEEGDLPPPPPVPPTHTRKYFIAVKCIKDLALFLKPFSGTGTNGSTSLLSRPMQRKLVTLINCQLVEDEGRARAVRAARSLGERTVTELILQHQNHQQLSANLWAAVRARGCQFLGPAMQEEVLKLVLLALEDGSALSRKVLVMFVVQRLEPHFPQASKTSIGHVVQLLYRASCFKVSKREGDSSLMQLKEEFRTYEALRREHDAQIVQIATEAGLRIAPDQWSSLLYGDTAHKSHMQSIIDKLQTPQSFGQSVQELVIALQRTGDPGQLSSLRPQLELLAALDPSPDAPPPGWEPCAAAMEAVRAVVTGLVHFIQHHGNRKLPDAHHPHNAKYKTSMCRDLTQRGGCPRGNNCTFAHSEDELEKYRNRSRKHGKGIPPPPPTPATKLQPPPTQTYQQLSHPTQQQQPPQQNVDAVIAPNNGECVAVPVIQKALPVEEIPQAGAVPPAPTSFDPNKFVSIQPHTQAMSVLPAPTPAPAIVQPALAATPLYATPVAEYTYSSFPCQPPVFAQPTPGPQPLQSAAAAAAAVSQYNTCI encoded by the exons ATGCCGATCCAGGCCCCCCAGTGGACGGAGTTCCTGTCGTGCCCCATCTGCTGCCATGAGTTCGATGGTGGCCAGCGCGGGCCCATCAGCCTTGGGTGTGGACACACAGTGTGCCGTGCTTGCCTTGCCAAGCTCCAGCGCAATCAGTGTCCATATGACCAG ACTGTAATGAGACTGGAGCTGGACCAGCTTCCGGTCAACGTTGCACTGCTGTCACTGGTGGGGGCTGGGACGAACGTGGAGGAGGGAGAcctgcccccccctccaccaGTGCCCCCGACTCACACCCGGAAATACTTCATAGCCGTGAAGTGCATCAAAGATCTTGCACTATTTCTCAAACCCTTCTCTG GCACAGGAACGAATGGCTCGACATCACTCCTCTCCCGCCCTATGCAACGGAAGCTGGTCACCCTCATCAACTGCCAACTAGTGGAAGATGAGGGTAGAGCCAGGGCAGTCCGGGCAGCACGATCGCTCGGGGAACGCACCGTCACAGAACTCATTTTACAACACCAGAACCACCAGCAGCTCTCTGCCAACCTCTGGGCTGCCGTCAGAGCAAGAGGGTGCCAGTTTCTGGGGCCTG CAATGCAAGAAGAGGTGCTGAAATTGGTATTGTTGGCCTTGGAGGATGGATCTGCTCTGTCTAGGAAAGTTTTGGTCATGTTCGTTGTCCAGCGCCTTGAACCACACTTCCCACAGGCTTCCAAAACAAGTATAGGACACGTAGTACAGTTGCTTTACCGTGCCTCGTGTTTCAAG GTATCCAAACGAGAGGGCGACTCCTCCCTCATGCAGTTGAAAGAGGAGTTCCGGACATATGAGGCACTCAGAAGAGAACATGATGCCCAGATTGTCCAGATTGCCACAGAAGCTGGATTAAGAATAGCACCTGATCAGTGGTCGTCCCTCTTGTATGGGGACACTGCTCACAAATCTCATATGCAATCAATCATTGACAAACTGCAAACCCCTCAGTCATTTGGTCAGTCAGTGCAG GAATTAGTGATAGCACTTCAGAGAACAGGTGACCCTGGACAGCTATCCTCCCTGCGGCCCCAGCTGGAATTACTGGCAGCGCTTGACCCCTCCCCTGATGCACCACCCCCAGGATGGGAGCCCTGTGCTGCTGCAATGGAGGCTGTCCGAGCTGTTGTCACAGGACTTGTCCACTTCATACAGCACCACGGCAATAGAAAGTTACCAGATGCACATCATCCACACAATGCTAAATATAAGACAAGCATGTGCCGGGATCTGACACAAAGAGGGGGGTGTCCAAGAGGTAACAACTGCACTTTCGCTCATTCGGAAGATGAGCTTGAGAAGTACAGAAACAGGAGTCGGAAACATGGCAAAGGCATTCCTCCGCCACCCCCAACACCTGCAACTAAGTTGCAGCCTCCTCCTACACAGACATACCAACAGCtgtcacaccccacacaacaacaacaacctccGCAGCAAAATGTTGATGCTGTCATTGCCCCCAACAATGGAGAATGTGTTGCTGTTCCTGTCATACAGAAGGCTCTTCCTGTTGAAGAAATACCCCAAGCAGGTGCAGTACCACCAGCCCCAACCTCATTTGACCCAAATAAGTTTGTTTCTATCCAGCCTCACACTCAGGCAATGTCAGTCCTGCCAGCTCCCACACCAGCTCCAGCCATTGTGCAACCTGCTTTGGCAGCAACACCACTCTATGCAAC